The Apis mellifera strain DH4 linkage group LG8, Amel_HAv3.1, whole genome shotgun sequence genome contains a region encoding:
- the LOC100577363 gene encoding uncharacterized protein LOC100577363: MITRHRCCDIFLLIFYLFLRGPDHVYVNGHGRLMDPPARNSMWRFGYPNPVNYNDNELFCGGYAVQWVQNKGQCGVCGDAYHLKEPRPHEAGGEYAKGTIVRHYTVGQDIDVEIELTANHLGRFEMYLCPNNNPRNVATQECFDRYPLYISGTRDVRFEIPEDSERKAIFRYKVTLPAYVTCTQCVIQWNYYTGNMWGTCENGTEANGCGRPETFRNCADVSIITSTAGVPPLFVQQDNPFLLYYKDYRSPNNIFPLVVRSQVCVPTPLYRRIPGMNDWCQTNCLRYPPNCPPTICQCPEVCDAIGDIGGKDGASVYCMDKCLVYPPNCPSQRCRCY; the protein is encoded by the exons ATGATTACCAGACATCGATGctgcgatatatttttattaatattctaccTCTTCCTTCGG ggTCCCGATCACGTATACGTAAATGGGCATGGCCGCCTCATGGATCCGCCTGCAAGAAACAGCATGTGGCGCTTTGGATATCCGAATCCTGTAAATTATAACGACAATGAACTGTTCTGCGGTGGATATGCAG TTCAATGGGTGCAAAATAAGGGTCAGTGCGGCGTTTGCGGCGACGCGTATCACTTGAAAGAGCCGAGGCCGCACGAAGCGGGTGGCGAATATGCGAAAGGCACAATTGTTAGACATTACACGGTTGGACAG GATATCGACGTCGAGATTGAGCTTACTGCGAATCATTTAGGCAGATTCGAAATGTATCTTTGTCCGAATAACAATCCAAGAAACGTGGCGACTCAAGAATGCTTCGatag gTATCCATTGTACATATCCGGAACCCGGGATGTTCGATTCGAGATACCCGAAGATAGCGAAAGAAAAGCTATATTTCGATACAAGGTAACTTTACCTGCCTACGTCACCTGTACACAATGTGTCATTCAATGGAATTATTACACTG GTAATATGTGGGGTACTTGTGAAAATGGAACCGAAGCCAATGGATGTGGAAGACCAGAGACGTTTAGAAATTGCGCCGACGTGAGCATCATTACTAGCACAGCCGGGGTACCTCCCCTCTTCGTACAACAAGACAATCCCTTTTTGCTCTATTACAAAGATTATCGTTCTCCCAATAATATATTCCCACTTGTCGTCAG ATCTCAAGTGTGTGTACCTACCCCTCTTTATCGGCGTATTCCAGGAATGAACGATTGGTGTCAAACCAATTGTCTTCGCTATCCACCAAATTGTCCACCGACTATATGTCAATGCCC GGAAGTGTGCGACGCGATCGGAGACATCGGTGGAAAAGACGGCGCGAGTGTTTATTGCATGGATAAGTGCCTGGTTTATCCACCCAATTGCCCGTCTCAACGTTGCCGTTGTTATTga